One Brassica napus cultivar Da-Ae chromosome C2, Da-Ae, whole genome shotgun sequence DNA window includes the following coding sequences:
- the LOC106382499 gene encoding protein PHR1-LIKE 1 isoform X4, which produces MNNHPVPCQVVSGGNSGGYMFPSPSGFCNVSPLSTHGRASQTQPPVATTPSDRLAMQDCFLEAQSMNHPLPEFSDPLDEFFDFADHVPALNPQAESSDLRVGSSMELHEKSEWQSWADQLMSVDNGLEPNWSELLGDPSPHNPTPPTPSLDVPRQEMVANHQQQQVVSLEEQLNGINSSASGAATTKQRMRWTPELHEAFVEAVNQLGGSERATPKAVLKLLNNPILTIYHVKSHLQKYRTARYKPETSEATGEPQEKKMTSIEDIKSLDMKTSVEITQALRLQMEVQKRLHEQLETQRALQLQIEKQGRYLQMMFEKQQKLEENKSSSSSKQCNGTSTEVEFESGVVTQIADQSESAVSVSRKRAREDE; this is translated from the exons ATGAACAACCACCCTGTGCCTTGTCAGGTGGTCTCTGGTGGCAACTCTGGTGGGTATATGTTTCCTTCTCCCTCCGGATTCTGCAATGTTTCACCTCTCTCAACTCATGGGAGGGCTTCCCAAACTCAGCCACCTGTTGCCACCACCCCAAGCGACAGATTGGCTATGCAGGATTGCTTTTTGGAAGCACAATCAATGAATCACCCCCTTCCAGAGTTTTCAGATCCACTTGACGAGTTCTTTGATTTTGCTGACCATGTTCCTGCTCTGAATCCACAAGCAGAGAGTAGTGACCTAAGAGTGGGCTCATCAATGGAGCTTCACGAGAAAAGCGAGTGGCAAAGTTGGGCAGATCAGCTGATGTCCGTTGACAACGGTTTGGAGCCGAACTGGTCTGAGCTTCTTGGAGATCCAAGTCCACACAATCCAACACCACCAACACCATCTTTGGATGTACCAAGGCAAGAGATGGTAGCTAACCACCAGCAGCAACAGGTGGTTTCGTTGGAGGAGCAGCTGAATGGTATAAACTCATCAGCTAGTGGAGCAGCAACAACTAAACAGCGCATGCGTTGGACACCGGAGCTTCATGAGGCGTTCGTTGAAGCTGTTAATCAGCTTGGTGGTAGTGAAC GAGCCACGCCTAAGGCTGTTTTGAAGCTCTTGAATAACCCTATCTTGACCATTTATCATGTCAAAAGCCATCTGCAG aAATACAGAACGGCAAGGTACAAACCGGAGACTTCAGAAGCTACAG GAGAACCTCAAGAAAAGAAGATGACATCTATTGAAGATATCAAATCTCTTGACATGAAAAC GAGCGTTGAGATCACACAAGCTCTAAGGTTACAGATGGAAGTTCAGAAACGTCTTCACGAGCAGCTCGAG ACCCAACGAGCGCTGCAGTTACAGATTGAGAAACAGGGCAGGTACCTGCAGATGATGTTTGAGAAACAACAGAAGTTAGAAGAGAACAAGAGCTCTTCCTCCTCAAAGCAATGCAACGGCACATCTACAGAAGTTGAATTTGAATCTGGTGTTGTGACACAAATAGCGGATCAAAGTGAATCTGCTGTTTCAGTATCAAGGAAACGGGCCAGAGAAGATGAGTAG
- the LOC106382499 gene encoding protein PHR1-LIKE 1 isoform X1 — protein sequence MHQRFPSLQIHFSPSEFRILCGVVVTKQNCSCSMTMANDFGYSTSFSALHTSVEDRYPNSFYGSSGQELMNNHPVPCQVVSGGNSGGYMFPSPSGFCNVSPLSTHGRASQTQPPVATTPSDRLAMQDCFLEAQSMNHPLPEFSDPLDEFFDFADHVPALNPQAESSDLRVGSSMELHEKSEWQSWADQLMSVDNGLEPNWSELLGDPSPHNPTPPTPSLDVPRQEMVANHQQQQVVSLEEQLNGINSSASGAATTKQRMRWTPELHEAFVEAVNQLGGSERATPKAVLKLLNNPILTIYHVKSHLQKYRTARYKPETSEATGEPQEKKMTSIEDIKSLDMKTSVEITQALRLQMEVQKRLHEQLETQRALQLQIEKQGRYLQMMFEKQQKLEENKSSSSSKQCNGTSTEVEFESGVVTQIADQSESAVSVSRKRAREDE from the exons ATGCATCAAAGGTTTCCTTCATTGCAAATCCATTTTTCTCCATCTGAGTTTAGGATACTGTGTGGTGTTGTTGTGACAAAACAAAACTGTTCTTGTTCCATGACTATGGCTAATGATTTCGGATATTCAACATCTTTTTCAGCTCTGCATACTTCTGTAGAAGACAGATACCCTAACTCTTTCTATGGTTCATCAGGGCAGGAGCTGATGAACAACCACCCTGTGCCTTGTCAGGTGGTCTCTGGTGGCAACTCTGGTGGGTATATGTTTCCTTCTCCCTCCGGATTCTGCAATGTTTCACCTCTCTCAACTCATGGGAGGGCTTCCCAAACTCAGCCACCTGTTGCCACCACCCCAAGCGACAGATTGGCTATGCAGGATTGCTTTTTGGAAGCACAATCAATGAATCACCCCCTTCCAGAGTTTTCAGATCCACTTGACGAGTTCTTTGATTTTGCTGACCATGTTCCTGCTCTGAATCCACAAGCAGAGAGTAGTGACCTAAGAGTGGGCTCATCAATGGAGCTTCACGAGAAAAGCGAGTGGCAAAGTTGGGCAGATCAGCTGATGTCCGTTGACAACGGTTTGGAGCCGAACTGGTCTGAGCTTCTTGGAGATCCAAGTCCACACAATCCAACACCACCAACACCATCTTTGGATGTACCAAGGCAAGAGATGGTAGCTAACCACCAGCAGCAACAGGTGGTTTCGTTGGAGGAGCAGCTGAATGGTATAAACTCATCAGCTAGTGGAGCAGCAACAACTAAACAGCGCATGCGTTGGACACCGGAGCTTCATGAGGCGTTCGTTGAAGCTGTTAATCAGCTTGGTGGTAGTGAAC GAGCCACGCCTAAGGCTGTTTTGAAGCTCTTGAATAACCCTATCTTGACCATTTATCATGTCAAAAGCCATCTGCAG aAATACAGAACGGCAAGGTACAAACCGGAGACTTCAGAAGCTACAG GAGAACCTCAAGAAAAGAAGATGACATCTATTGAAGATATCAAATCTCTTGACATGAAAAC GAGCGTTGAGATCACACAAGCTCTAAGGTTACAGATGGAAGTTCAGAAACGTCTTCACGAGCAGCTCGAG ACCCAACGAGCGCTGCAGTTACAGATTGAGAAACAGGGCAGGTACCTGCAGATGATGTTTGAGAAACAACAGAAGTTAGAAGAGAACAAGAGCTCTTCCTCCTCAAAGCAATGCAACGGCACATCTACAGAAGTTGAATTTGAATCTGGTGTTGTGACACAAATAGCGGATCAAAGTGAATCTGCTGTTTCAGTATCAAGGAAACGGGCCAGAGAAGATGAGTAG
- the LOC106382499 gene encoding protein PHR1-LIKE 1 isoform X3 has translation MFRSVPPLMSSRQELMNNHPVPCQVVSGGNSGGYMFPSPSGFCNVSPLSTHGRASQTQPPVATTPSDRLAMQDCFLEAQSMNHPLPEFSDPLDEFFDFADHVPALNPQAESSDLRVGSSMELHEKSEWQSWADQLMSVDNGLEPNWSELLGDPSPHNPTPPTPSLDVPRQEMVANHQQQQVVSLEEQLNGINSSASGAATTKQRMRWTPELHEAFVEAVNQLGGSERATPKAVLKLLNNPILTIYHVKSHLQKYRTARYKPETSEATGEPQEKKMTSIEDIKSLDMKTSVEITQALRLQMEVQKRLHEQLETQRALQLQIEKQGRYLQMMFEKQQKLEENKSSSSSKQCNGTSTEVEFESGVVTQIADQSESAVSVSRKRAREDE, from the exons ATGTTCCGTTCCGTGCCGCCGTTGATGAGTTCGA GGCAGGAGCTGATGAACAACCACCCTGTGCCTTGTCAGGTGGTCTCTGGTGGCAACTCTGGTGGGTATATGTTTCCTTCTCCCTCCGGATTCTGCAATGTTTCACCTCTCTCAACTCATGGGAGGGCTTCCCAAACTCAGCCACCTGTTGCCACCACCCCAAGCGACAGATTGGCTATGCAGGATTGCTTTTTGGAAGCACAATCAATGAATCACCCCCTTCCAGAGTTTTCAGATCCACTTGACGAGTTCTTTGATTTTGCTGACCATGTTCCTGCTCTGAATCCACAAGCAGAGAGTAGTGACCTAAGAGTGGGCTCATCAATGGAGCTTCACGAGAAAAGCGAGTGGCAAAGTTGGGCAGATCAGCTGATGTCCGTTGACAACGGTTTGGAGCCGAACTGGTCTGAGCTTCTTGGAGATCCAAGTCCACACAATCCAACACCACCAACACCATCTTTGGATGTACCAAGGCAAGAGATGGTAGCTAACCACCAGCAGCAACAGGTGGTTTCGTTGGAGGAGCAGCTGAATGGTATAAACTCATCAGCTAGTGGAGCAGCAACAACTAAACAGCGCATGCGTTGGACACCGGAGCTTCATGAGGCGTTCGTTGAAGCTGTTAATCAGCTTGGTGGTAGTGAAC GAGCCACGCCTAAGGCTGTTTTGAAGCTCTTGAATAACCCTATCTTGACCATTTATCATGTCAAAAGCCATCTGCAG aAATACAGAACGGCAAGGTACAAACCGGAGACTTCAGAAGCTACAG GAGAACCTCAAGAAAAGAAGATGACATCTATTGAAGATATCAAATCTCTTGACATGAAAAC GAGCGTTGAGATCACACAAGCTCTAAGGTTACAGATGGAAGTTCAGAAACGTCTTCACGAGCAGCTCGAG ACCCAACGAGCGCTGCAGTTACAGATTGAGAAACAGGGCAGGTACCTGCAGATGATGTTTGAGAAACAACAGAAGTTAGAAGAGAACAAGAGCTCTTCCTCCTCAAAGCAATGCAACGGCACATCTACAGAAGTTGAATTTGAATCTGGTGTTGTGACACAAATAGCGGATCAAAGTGAATCTGCTGTTTCAGTATCAAGGAAACGGGCCAGAGAAGATGAGTAG
- the LOC106382499 gene encoding protein PHR1-LIKE 1 isoform X2, with protein MFRSVPPLMSSTLHTSVEDRYPNSFYGSSGQELMNNHPVPCQVVSGGNSGGYMFPSPSGFCNVSPLSTHGRASQTQPPVATTPSDRLAMQDCFLEAQSMNHPLPEFSDPLDEFFDFADHVPALNPQAESSDLRVGSSMELHEKSEWQSWADQLMSVDNGLEPNWSELLGDPSPHNPTPPTPSLDVPRQEMVANHQQQQVVSLEEQLNGINSSASGAATTKQRMRWTPELHEAFVEAVNQLGGSERATPKAVLKLLNNPILTIYHVKSHLQKYRTARYKPETSEATGEPQEKKMTSIEDIKSLDMKTSVEITQALRLQMEVQKRLHEQLETQRALQLQIEKQGRYLQMMFEKQQKLEENKSSSSSKQCNGTSTEVEFESGVVTQIADQSESAVSVSRKRAREDE; from the exons ATGTTCCGTTCCGTGCCGCCGTTGATGAGTTCGA CTCTGCATACTTCTGTAGAAGACAGATACCCTAACTCTTTCTATGGTTCATCAGGGCAGGAGCTGATGAACAACCACCCTGTGCCTTGTCAGGTGGTCTCTGGTGGCAACTCTGGTGGGTATATGTTTCCTTCTCCCTCCGGATTCTGCAATGTTTCACCTCTCTCAACTCATGGGAGGGCTTCCCAAACTCAGCCACCTGTTGCCACCACCCCAAGCGACAGATTGGCTATGCAGGATTGCTTTTTGGAAGCACAATCAATGAATCACCCCCTTCCAGAGTTTTCAGATCCACTTGACGAGTTCTTTGATTTTGCTGACCATGTTCCTGCTCTGAATCCACAAGCAGAGAGTAGTGACCTAAGAGTGGGCTCATCAATGGAGCTTCACGAGAAAAGCGAGTGGCAAAGTTGGGCAGATCAGCTGATGTCCGTTGACAACGGTTTGGAGCCGAACTGGTCTGAGCTTCTTGGAGATCCAAGTCCACACAATCCAACACCACCAACACCATCTTTGGATGTACCAAGGCAAGAGATGGTAGCTAACCACCAGCAGCAACAGGTGGTTTCGTTGGAGGAGCAGCTGAATGGTATAAACTCATCAGCTAGTGGAGCAGCAACAACTAAACAGCGCATGCGTTGGACACCGGAGCTTCATGAGGCGTTCGTTGAAGCTGTTAATCAGCTTGGTGGTAGTGAAC GAGCCACGCCTAAGGCTGTTTTGAAGCTCTTGAATAACCCTATCTTGACCATTTATCATGTCAAAAGCCATCTGCAG aAATACAGAACGGCAAGGTACAAACCGGAGACTTCAGAAGCTACAG GAGAACCTCAAGAAAAGAAGATGACATCTATTGAAGATATCAAATCTCTTGACATGAAAAC GAGCGTTGAGATCACACAAGCTCTAAGGTTACAGATGGAAGTTCAGAAACGTCTTCACGAGCAGCTCGAG ACCCAACGAGCGCTGCAGTTACAGATTGAGAAACAGGGCAGGTACCTGCAGATGATGTTTGAGAAACAACAGAAGTTAGAAGAGAACAAGAGCTCTTCCTCCTCAAAGCAATGCAACGGCACATCTACAGAAGTTGAATTTGAATCTGGTGTTGTGACACAAATAGCGGATCAAAGTGAATCTGCTGTTTCAGTATCAAGGAAACGGGCCAGAGAAGATGAGTAG
- the LOC106382501 gene encoding GDP-mannose 3,5-epimerase, with amino-acid sequence MAASTNGSADYGAYTYKDLSRELYWPSHKLKISITGAGGFIASHIARRLKHEGHYVIASDWKKNEHMTEDMFCDEFHLVDLRVMENCLKVTDGVDHVFNLAADMGGMGFIQSNHSVIMYNNTMISFNMIEAARINGIKRFFYASSACIYPEFKQLETTNVSLKESDAWPAEPQDAYGLEKLATEELCKHYNKDFGIECRIGRFHNIYGPFGTWKGGREKAPAAFCRKALTSTDRFEMWGDGLQTRSFTFIDECVEGVLRLTKSDFREPVNIGSDEMVSMNAMAEMILSFEEKKLPIHHIPGPEGVRGRNSDNNLIKEKLGWAPTMRLKEGLRITYFWIKEQIEKEKAKGSDVSLYGSSNVVGTQAPVQLGSLRAADGKE; translated from the exons ATGGCTGCAAGCACCAATGGAAGTGCTGACTATGGAGCCTACACATACAAGGACCTCTCTCGAGAACTCTACTGGCCTTCTCACAAGCTCAAGATATCAATCACCGGCGCTGGAGGTTTCATAGCTTCCCACATTGCTCGCCGTTTGAAGCACGAGGGCCATTACGTCATTGCCTCCGACTGGAAGAAGAACGAGCACATGACTGAAGACATGTTCTGCGACGAGTTCCACCTCGTTGATCTCAGGGTCATGGAGAATTGCCTCAAGGTTACCGATGGCGTTGATCACGTCTTTAACTTGGCTGCTGATATGGGCGGCATGGGTTTCATCCAGTCCAACCACTCGGTTATCATGTATAACAACACCATGATCAGCTTTAATATGATCGAGGCTGCTAGGATCAATGGGATTAAGAG GTTCTTCTATGCTTCTAGTGCATGTATCTATCCGGAGTTCAAGCAGCTAGAAACTACTAATGTGAGCCTCAAGGAGTCAGATGCTTGGCCTGCTGAG CCTCAAGATGCTTATGGTTTGGAGAAACTTGCAACGGAGGAGCTGTGCAAGCATTACAACAAAGATTTTGGGATTGAGTGCCGCATTGGAAGGTTCCATAACATTTACGGTCCTTTTGGAACATGGAAAG GTGGAAGAGAGAAGGCTCCAGCTGCTTTCTGTAGAAAGGCTCTCACCTCCACAGATAGGTTTGAGATGTGGGGAGACGGGCTTCAAACTCGCTCTTTCACCTTCATTGATGAGTGTGTTGAAGGTGTACTAAG GTTGACAAAATCAGATTTCCGTGAGCCGGTGAACATAGGAAGCGATGAGATGGTGAGCATGAACGCGATGGCTGAGATGATTCTGAGCTTTGAGGAGAAGAAGCTACCGATTCACCACATTCCAGGACCAGAAGGTGTTCGTGGCCGTAATTCAGACAACAATCTGATCAAAGAGAAGCTTGGTTGGGCTCCAACAATGAGACTGAAG GAGGGGCTTAGAATAACTTACTTCTGGATAAAGGAACAGATTGAGAAAGAGAAAGCCAAAGGCAGTGATGTGTCGCTTTATGGATCATCAAACGTGGTTGGGACTCAAGCACCGGTTCAACTTGGCTCACTCCGTGCTGCTGATGGAAAAGAGTAA